The following are from one region of the Cloacibacillus sp. genome:
- a CDS encoding NifB/NifX family molybdenum-iron cluster-binding protein, giving the protein MAGSTKCRRVCGRPAALRFMPDARAAEILDLSLEELESLRLCDLEGLDQETAARRMEVSRGTLQRIIYSAHAKVAEALCTGKGIFINGGNYEIAGEWCGGMARCRRCPFIIESDRAFRERMERIMKNGIIAVTAEENGEIFQHFGHTRWFALYEIKEGAVASHWLIDAEGSGHSALGGFLKENGVDLLICGGIGGGAKNVLAAAGIELVSGVSGSIDEAVKAFLSGRLKDDPAAECDHHHHGEIEGSCHGCGHGEAHGCH; this is encoded by the coding sequence ATGGCCGGGAGCACAAAATGCCGCCGTGTATGCGGCCGTCCCGCGGCTCTGCGCTTTATGCCGGACGCCCGCGCGGCGGAGATTCTCGACCTCTCGCTTGAGGAGCTCGAGAGCCTTCGCCTCTGCGACCTCGAGGGGCTCGACCAGGAGACGGCGGCCCGCCGTATGGAGGTATCGCGCGGCACTTTGCAGCGTATCATATATTCCGCGCACGCCAAGGTGGCCGAGGCTCTCTGCACGGGCAAGGGCATCTTTATCAACGGCGGCAACTATGAGATCGCCGGCGAATGGTGCGGCGGAATGGCCAGATGCAGGCGCTGCCCCTTTATCATCGAGAGCGACAGGGCTTTCAGGGAAAGGATGGAGAGGATCATGAAGAACGGAATAATCGCGGTAACGGCGGAAGAGAACGGTGAAATATTTCAGCACTTCGGACATACGCGCTGGTTTGCGCTCTATGAGATAAAGGAGGGCGCGGTGGCTTCGCACTGGCTGATCGACGCGGAGGGCAGCGGCCACTCGGCGCTCGGCGGTTTCCTGAAGGAGAACGGCGTGGACCTTCTCATCTGCGGCGGTATCGGCGGCGGGGCGAAGAATGTTCTCGCGGCGGCGGGCATCGAGCTGGTCTCCGGCGTCAGCGGTTCCATCGACGAGGCGGTGAAGGCTTTCCTCTCGGGAAGGCTGAAGGACGACCCGGCGGCGGAGTGCGACCACCATCACCATGGCGAGATTGAGGGCAGCTGTCACGGCTGCGGCCACGGAGAGGCGCACGGCTGCCATTAA
- a CDS encoding GGDEF domain-containing protein — protein MISLLKHFLGFQQDDGDKDEIFLRLYESVRRPQLVLHLLIIAFEVFMLFLISSKDGGPFLKPRRTAYFILYLLLIAVTCAVTLIQDRFFHNDPKNYRRYFITEHIYIALLCLWSTALTLNDQLGGNGLSVYTYVAIISAAISLMQPWKSLLLYGGNFILLNALLPYFPWPNGLNQTFNNFTNSLFVAIIAFMLANYFYKSQLRIKRDEIVIERQYKELERANKTLSREVMTDSLTQLHNRRYLRKVICERFPKRERAACLMIDIDHFKLYNDCNGHLAGDRLLIDISEYLRGELCGRCADLVRYGGEEFIAFLYGKEALEANLTAEKIRRDVESLRCAPAAGEEKHITVSIGLHHKEPDEQITVRELILRADEALYRAKEGGRNRIVWSSAASLTKKEKLS, from the coding sequence ATGATTTCACTCCTGAAACATTTTCTGGGTTTTCAGCAGGACGACGGGGACAAAGACGAAATATTTCTCCGTCTCTATGAAAGCGTGAGGCGGCCGCAGCTCGTCCTCCACCTGCTGATCATCGCCTTTGAGGTATTCATGCTCTTTCTCATCTCCTCCAAGGACGGCGGGCCTTTTCTCAAACCGCGGCGGACGGCGTATTTCATCCTCTATCTGTTGCTCATCGCCGTTACCTGTGCCGTGACCCTAATACAGGACCGCTTCTTTCATAATGACCCGAAAAACTACCGGCGTTATTTCATCACGGAGCATATCTACATCGCGCTGCTCTGCCTCTGGAGCACCGCGCTCACCCTGAACGACCAGCTCGGCGGCAACGGCCTCTCCGTCTACACCTACGTCGCCATCATCAGCGCCGCCATCTCCCTGATGCAGCCCTGGAAGAGCCTCCTGCTCTACGGCGGGAACTTTATCCTGCTAAACGCGCTGCTGCCATATTTCCCCTGGCCGAACGGGCTGAACCAAACCTTCAACAACTTCACCAACAGCCTCTTCGTCGCCATCATCGCCTTTATGCTAGCAAACTATTTCTATAAGAGCCAGCTGCGGATAAAACGCGACGAAATAGTTATCGAGAGGCAGTATAAAGAGCTGGAGCGGGCCAACAAAACTCTCAGCCGCGAGGTGATGACCGACTCGCTGACGCAGCTTCACAACCGCCGCTACCTGCGAAAAGTCATCTGCGAGCGTTTCCCCAAAAGAGAGCGGGCAGCCTGCCTGATGATCGACATCGACCACTTCAAACTCTACAACGACTGTAACGGACACCTCGCGGGAGACAGATTGCTGATAGATATCTCCGAATACCTTCGCGGCGAGCTGTGCGGGCGCTGCGCGGATCTCGTGCGCTACGGCGGCGAAGAATTCATCGCCTTCCTCTACGGCAAAGAGGCTCTGGAGGCAAACCTGACGGCGGAGAAAATCCGCCGGGACGTCGAATCGCTGCGCTGCGCGCCGGCGGCGGGGGAAGAAAAACACATCACCGTCAGCATCGGCCTCCACCATAAGGAGCCGGACGAGCAAATAACGGTGAGAGAGCTCATCCTGCGCGCCGACGAGGCCCTGTACAGGGCAAAAGAGGGCGGCAGAAACAGAATCGTCTGGTCCTCCGCCGCGTCATTAACAAAAAAAGAGAAGCTATCCTAG